Part of the Oncorhynchus masou masou isolate Uvic2021 chromosome 24, UVic_Omas_1.1, whole genome shotgun sequence genome is shown below.
ATCACATCGTTGCGAACAACCACCCCACTTTGTGGGGAATATGTCCACTAAATGCAAATCTAAACGGCCATACCTGGAAACAGTCCTTCAGCTTAACTGTCATTgggaactggaggactggagttgggctgttgggggaactggaggactggagttgggctgttgggggaactggaggactggagttgggctgttgggggaacaggaggactggagttgggccgttgggggaactggaggactggagttgtgccgttgggggaactggaggactggagttgggccgtgggggaactggaggactggagttgggctgttgggggaactggaggactgAAGTTGGGCCgttgggggaactggaggactggagttaggCCGTTAAGGGAACTGGAgcactggagttgggctgttgggggaactggagcactggagttgggctgttgggggaactggagcactggagttgggctgttggatgTACTGGAGGACTGGAATTGGGCTGTTGGTGAACTGGAGGACTGGAATTGGGCTGTTGGTGAACTGGAAGACTGGAATTGGGCTGTTGGGGTTACtgaaggactggagttgggaaacactggctgAGGGAACGTTTGTTTGCGTTGTAAAAAGTTAGAGTAAATTCTAAATTCATTTTGGTCTGAGCTGTGAAAGCATCACACTAGATAACAGCAGTTATAGGGAGAAAAACAGATCAAATTGTGTGTTTCACAAAAGATAACCCACCCTGGAATTACCCAGACAGAAAACCCTTAGAGATGGAGCCTCCCAGAAAGATCTGTTATTGGCTGGCTGTGTGACATATCGAAGTCTATAAAATCCCCAGGGTGTACACACTGGGTATATGAtagggctgaaggggggggggggggggttcagccATAGTCTTATTGGCTACGGAGCTTCCTAATCATTACCTTGCACAGCAGACTGGCATAAGACAGAGCACATGAATAAAAGGAGAGTCACAGAATATATGGTGATAGCTCTGATAGCTCAGGTCTGTGTAGTACTAATCTATAGTactagaggggaggaggaaggacagagagCTGCTGTTAATATCATGCCTGGCTCTATCATGCCCACAATTCCCCATGTTGTTCCCCTGCACCCTCCCTCCGCATCAGACAGACACAGTGGCGAGCTGAGATCCAGTGGGACGAAGATCCAGCCCTGCTGTTGTGAGCCTGTTGCCACAGAACCGCCTTCAGCTGTGCTGAAATGAACCACGCTAAATTCTATTTCTATATGTACCCAGGGGGAGCACCCTTGAGATAATTATTTAATTtcagagcaatagagagagaaggacggGCCAGGCTGAGCAAGCCAGCCACACACCATTGATCAGTCTTGCCATATCAGGGAACAGCACTGGATCCAAATAGGAACAGCACACCACATTAGGGAAATTCACTGCACTCCAGTTTCGATTGTGATCACTTTCAAATGGCCAATACTGTCTGCAGGTTAGCGTTTTTCATCAGAAATCTTGTTCTGGAAGCAGCTCTGCAGATTGGTCACTagctagcacagccacaaagtctaaaaactgattttaaatctaaccctaaccttaaccacactcaACCGATGAGGCACATGCCTGCAGAACAAGCAATGAGCATCAAATAAGGCCATTGTGAAGTATGCACACATGACACAAGGGCCAGACCAACATCATGCACCGTGGATAACAATCTATTATTGTCCCGAGGAAGAGACCAGTTTGCAGACTTGGTGATAGCAGATTGAACAAACTCAGACTTGGTGATAGCAGATTGAACAAACTCAGACTTGGTGATAGCAGATTGAACAAACTCAGACTTGATGGTAGCAGACTGAACATACTCAGATTTGATGATAGTAGATTGAACAAACCGAGACACACTGTGGGGGTGGACCATGAAGACACATTGTGGGGGTGGACCATGAAGACACACTGTGGGGGTGGACCATGAAGACACACTGTGGGGGTGGACCATGAGGACACACTGTGGGGGTGGACCATGAAGACACACTATGGGAGTGGACCATGAGGACACACTTGTGGGAGTGGACGATGAGGACACACTTGTGGGAGTGGAACATGAGGACACACTGTGGGAGTGGACCATGAGGACACACTGTGGGGGTGGACCATGAAGACACACTATGGGAGTGGACCATGAGGACACACTTGTGGGAGTGGAACATGAGGACACACTGTGGGAGTGGACCATGAAGACACATTGTGGGGGTGGACCATGAAGACACATTGTGGGGGTGGACCATGAAGACACACTGTGGGGGTGGACCATGAAGACACACTGTGGGGGTGGACCATGAAGACACACTGTGGGAGTGGAACATGAGGACACACTGTGGGGGTGGACCATGAAGACACACTGTGGGAGTGGAACATGAGGACACACTGTGGGGGTGGACCATGAAGACACATTGTGGGGGTGGACCATGAAGACACACTGTGGGGGTGGACCATGAAGACACACTATGGGAGTGGACCATGAGGACACACTGTGGGAGTGGATCATGAGGACACACTGTGGGGGTGGACCATGAGGACACACTGTGGGGGGTGGACCATGAAGACACACTGTGGGGGTGGACCATGAGGACACACTGTGGGGTGGACCATGAAGACACATTGTGGGGGTGGACCATGAGGACACACTGTGGGGGTGGACCGTGAAGACACACTGTGGGGTGGACAATTAAGACACACTGTGGGGGTGGACCATAAAGACACATTGTGGGGGTGTACCATGAGGACACACTGTGGGGGTGGACCATGAAGACACACTGTGGGGGTGGACCATGAAGACACACTGTGGGGGTGGACCATGAGGACACACTGTGGGGGTGGACCATGAAGACACACTGTGGGGGTGGACCATGAGGACACACTGTGGGGGTGGACCATGAGGACACACTGTGGGGGTGGACCATGAAGACATATTGTGGGGGTGGACCATGAGGACAcattaacaaagagctgcagctagtttcagaatgggtggcaaggaataagtttgtcctaaatatttaaaaaaaacaaatagcattgtatttgggacaaatcattcaataatacctaaacctcaactaagtcttgtaataaatcatgtgaaatgtgagtcacggttttgtctcaccaggggtgatggtcaaaTTCGCATTTATTTTTGAAtgaatgagtgttacaccaaggcctgtactctggagcgggattgatttggaggtggagggtccatcatggtctgggtcGATGTGTCACATACAGCATCATCgggctgagcttgttgtcattgcaggcactctcaacactgtgcattacagggaagacatcctcctccctcatgtggtacccttcctgcaggctcatcctgacatgaccctccagcatgacaatgccaccagccatactgctcgttctgtgtgtgatttcctgcaagactggaatgtcagtgttctgccgtggccatcgaagagcccggatcacaatcccattgagcacgtctgggacctgttggatcggagggtgagggctagggccattcgcTCCAGAAAtttccaggaacttgcaggtgtcttgttggaagagtggggtaacatctcacagcaagaactggaaaatctggtgcagtccatgaagaggagatgtactgcagtacttaaggcattaatgcagctggtggccacaccagatattgactgttcATTTTGATTTTCACCCCCccgtttgttcagggacacattgttcAATTTCTgtaagtcacatgtctgtggaacttgttcagtttatggctcagttgttgaatcttcttatgttcatacaaatatttacacatgttaagtttgctgaaaataaacagttgacagtgagaagacgtttctttttttgctgcgtTTAGATTATAATGTTACTATAGAGCTTTATACAACGGATGTGTCTAATCCTtacaaagtgcagctagtttacagtctttccagcttcagtttgcaGTGATTGTGtttgctgtgttgttggctagctcctctgaacaagtgTCCGGAcaagtgagcacattttctacgCGAAATCGCACCTCATTAGTTCATTTGTTATGGAtctatccaaataaatgtcactagaaaacagcttaaacaaatataaatgctgttactttgctgttattctggctgcccTTTTTTGattgtgactgtaagttagccttagttggctagctagcaagcaagtgATAAGAACGTTGTCAgacagtatggcaatggaacatttagaatgaacgtgagtccatagatacagaacaaaaagactgaacgactgggtcgcgtctctggcaacccgaaccgatagaacgaacAACCAGCTGTCTTGGGTAGctaccctagatttgtgtcgggaccatatcttgtggaaggatgaaatagtgtGAATAAGTTAGTCAATGAAAATAatgaaaatatgtaaatcattattttaatatgttggtatcctgttgtataaaagtgataatgccttTGAAGCCGGTGTTTAGAGGATATATGCTGTATTGGCACAAAACCCCTGCTAAtgtatcctccaaacactggttTCTCAGTCCTTATCACTTAAAACTTgttggggatagggggcagtattttcactttggatgaattgcgtgcccatagtaaactgcatcctactctgtcctagattgctaatatatgcatactattattactattggatagaaaacactctgacgtttctaaaactatttgaattatgtctgtgagaataacagaactcatagggcaggcaatcttccaaacaagaagtgaaattctgaatgtgggTCAAATTTGACATCATCGCCCCTTCCCTTCCAAACCAGATATGGATCTGGTAGCagttcctacgccttccactagatgtcctcattcagtagaacgtggaatggagcctctggtgtgaactttgaccgaatgggaggggAAATGGACACTGTCCAGGCAGAATGCCATTTCCCTGTGGCGCATTTCTCTGTGGGTGTCACTGtcgttccatttggctgcagatgaaaacgtatgatcgggttggaacgttattggatatatatgaaaataacatcctgaagattgattctctacttagtttgaccagtttattcgacctggaatatatctttttgaagttttcgtccgagttTTGCTGGACCAGCGTCAGCTTTTGGGCACGCGAGCTGAaagtgctagcaaatgcagctaattggacactagtattggacattatgcaacaaaacaacgatttattgtggaactaggactccttgcactgcattctgatgaaagatcatcaaaggtaagggaatatttatgatgtaatttcgtatttctgttgactccaacatggcagagaaatatatatacgtctgagcgccgtctcagattattgcatgttaGGCTTTTTTCATAACGTTTTTTAAGAAatctaacacagcggttgcattaagaaccagtttATCTTTAATTacatgtagaacatgtatctttagtcaaagtttatgatgagtatttctgttatctggcgtagctttctataattcgtccgaatattttggaggcatttctgaacatggcgtcaatgtaaaccgagatttgtggatataaatatgcatattatcgaacaaaacttaaatgtattgtgtaacatgtcatatgagtgtcatctgatgaagattttcaaaaggttcgtgattcattttatctctaatcctgcttttgtgactctATCTCTGcctgggaaaaatggctgtgtttttttttatttggtggtggtctaacataaatatatgttgtgttttcgctgtaaaacatttttaaaaaatcggacttgatgggtagatgaacaagatgtttatctttcatttgctgtattggacttgttaatgtgtgaaagttaaacatttttaaagaatatttttgaattccaTGCGCCACCTTTTCTGCTGAATGGGGAGGGGGGAGTTCCCCTAGGGGATCGCCTTGCCATAAAAATAATATTCTTCCTATTATATAATATTATTTTCTAGTCTATCATATGGTATTCCGttcttttctgttctgttctattatattctgttttattctatactattctgttccattctgttctattatgttctattctaaTCTGTTCATGATATAAtattctgttccattctattctgtcatattctgttatattatatactattctGTTCTGATATAAtattatgttctattctgttgtattctgttctgttttattatattacgttatattattttttatctattttattctgttctgttctattctgttctattatattatgttctaGTCGTTTTTATTCTAcaatattctgttctattctatgctgttctgttctcttctgttctatGATCtaatattctgttctattctaatctGTTCTATGATATAATATTCTGTTCTAATCTGTTCTTTTCTAATATGTTCTATGATATAATATTCAGTTcaattctgttctgttctatgaTGTTCTCCTCAGTTCCGTGACAGCGGGCGAGGTAgagatactgtcacgccctgaccttagagatcctttttattctctattttggtttggtcagggtgtgactagggtgggtagtctagttttttcatttctatgttggcctggtatggttcccaatcagaggcagctgtctatcgttgtctctgattggggatcatatttaggcagcctttttccactgggtttttgtgggatcttgtttttgtgtagtgcctgtgagcactccattacttcacgtttcgtttgtttCTGTATTGTCTTGGTGAGTTTCAAtaattaaacatgtggaactacGCACGCTGCGTCTTGGTCCATTTATTCTTCCAACAATCGTGACAGATACTTTGAATGATCAGctttgaaaagccaactgacatttactcctgagttgctgacctgttgcaccctctacaaccactttgattattatttgaccctgcaggtcatctatgaacatcttggccatgttctgttataatctccacccggcacagccagaagaggacttaccacccctcatagcttggtttccctctaggtttcttccttggttccggcctttctagggagtatttcctagccactgtgcttctacatctgcattgcttgctgtttggggttttcggctgggtttctgtacagcactttgtgacatcagctgatgtaagaagggctttataaatacatttgattgattgatattatATTTGGTTTATTCTGTTATaatctattctgttgtattctgttgtattattttctattttgttctattctgttttattatataatattgtgttctattctgttatgttctattatattctgttctaatCTGTTTCATTCTATACTATTCtgttgtattatattatattatgttatattctattctgttctattctgctctgctcttttatgttatattatattatgttatatcctattctgttctactctattatgttctattctgttccattctattctgttctattctattattttaCTTTCTGTTTCATTCTCTTCTATtccattctgttctattctgttctgtcctgttataCTCTGTTATATtctataatgttatattctaGTCTGTTCTGTTcaattctattatgttctattatattcaattatattctgttctattatgttctatcCTGTTTTATTCTATACTATTATGTTCCATTCTGTTCGGTTCTGTTCTAGTCTATTCAATTTGATAATGTTATACTCCATTCTGTTGTTTTCTATTCTATCCTGCTCCATTCTCTTCTATTCTATTTCTCTGAGTTGTTTCTGTATTGGATGACTCAGTTGTGTCTGACAAACAGACAGGTGTCTGGATGTGGTGGGGGTTGACATCAGACACGAAGTGGAAACAAGGTCATCTGATCTGATTCACTTAAACAGTCTGTTTCACCATAACATCTGGAAATAACTCTGTTGAAGTTCCACATAGCAGTTCTCAGCTGTCTGTGCAAAACTATAACTGGATGTGGCTTTTTCTTTTGGTCTGTTTTGTAGAATGTGGAGATATTTCTAAGGATCGGTCACTATGGTTAATAACTGATTCATTTGGCTGTATTCAATATTGCTGTTCTGTCTCAGTTTCATCATGGTGTTATAGCCATAGCTGCAGTTCTATCTGTTCTTTCAGTGAAAGCCTTTTCAGATTACTTCACACTACTAGTACACCAGCCACCCATGTGGGGAAAGATTGAACTGCACACCGCTAAGAGGTAAGGAGCACTTTACAGAAGAGATACGTTATAAAGGTTTTGcataatttcagccagtagttttgaaagtggtgCTCATTAGCCAAAACGGGCCCCAGAAAATGTTACACATTTGTGTACACATCATCACTTTCGTATAATATATTACGTCCTGCATTTTCTTTCTATAATTCCCCCTGCAATTCATATGAtgtgttacgaattccaattcatacaatatgttacgatTTGTTTGTGCTTAAGCTCCCGTTCAGTCTCTTTAAGTTGTCCCTATGTAATTACATGGTAATAGGGTTTACTGGTATCAGTTATTACAAAATTGGAACAAGCATACATCCAATTGCTGAAGGTTATTCCACATGTACCAATGGTATTACACATTTTCTTGTTCCACTATGTAACACATTTGAAAGTCACCTATGAATTACCATGTTAATAATGCCAACCAAATTGTGACCTTGTTTCGAGTAACTACATGACATTAATAATTACACATGTGCAATAACTTTCAGAAAGTGGATGTGAAATTACACAGTCCTTGTCCCAATTGTGTAATAACTGATACTGCTAAACCCTATTAGTATTTAATTACATAGTAATAACTATGTAACTACCATGTTGTTAATGTGTTGTTACTACTGTTATTAAGGTGTAGAAAGTGTTACCAAGTTTAGTCATGTGTCAGGCCTATGTTAGTGTCTACTATGAAGGCTTGATTTAATTCAAAGTGGGGAGctatataattaagcaataaggcccgtgggggtgtggtatatggccaatataccacggctaagagctGGTCTTCTGCACgacacaacgcggagtgcctggatacagcccttagccgtagtATCTTGACAATATACCACAAACcacagaggtgccttattgctattataactggttaccaatgtaattagtgcagtaaaaataaatattttgtcatacccatggtatatggtctgatataccatggctgtcaaccaatcagcattcagggctcaaaccacccagtttataaaactgtttttgCCATGGGCAGGCATAATTCCATAAGATTCAATTAACTCTTAGATGATAGGTTAGGTGCTTAATCTCTCATTCGGTGGTTTATCCGTTTATAATTATTTTCTCCACTGACAATTTTCATCCATTAATAGGAATGATTAATAGATTCATAGTTACTGTCAAAAAATATGAATACATTTAATTCAGTTACATTTCATTCCACACTTGTTTCTGTAAGTAGTCCAGTTTAATGTATTTATTCAAACAAAGTTTCATATTTAGATTAAACAGTGTGAATTGAATGATTTGGTC
Proteins encoded:
- the LOC135511349 gene encoding uncharacterized protein LOC135511349 — protein: MSVDVTIKPSLPLLASAPNPTTVSLPLPSGPARETGPKLLSDPPQHRPHMECVLMVHPHSVSSWSTPTVCLHGPPPQCVLMVHPHSVSSWSTPTVCLHGPPPQCVLMCVLMVHPHNVSSWSTPQCVLMVHPHSVSSWSTPHSVSSWSTPTVCPHDPLPQCVLMVHSHSVSSWSTPTVCLHGPPPQCVFMVHPHSVSSCSTPTVCLHGPPPQCVLMFHSHSVSSWSTPTVCLHGPPPQCVFMVHPHNVSSWSTPTMCLHGPLPQCVLMFHSHKCVLMVHSHSVSSWSTPTVCPHGPLPQCVLMFHSHKCVLIVHSHKCVLMVHSHSVSSWSTPTVCPHGPPPQCVFMVHPHSVSSWSTPTMCLHGPPPQCVSSFSNPNSPIPVFQFTNSPIPVLQFTNSPIPVLQYIQQPNSSAPVPPTAQLQCSSSPNSPTPVLQFP